From Leptolyngbya sp. KIOST-1, one genomic window encodes:
- a CDS encoding tetratricopeptide repeat protein produces the protein MTSSNKPWLTSQPDSALPEFLGLNLESFRGLATFCDLSEGFAIAFAEVNFAADGDRLIQALRERPECQAVQLVVLDFSQERLASLLPRLMAEVANLPTAANLKLVVVLRGLETSIGIAEDDVVFLEDLNFIRDALARRIPHPIIFVLPKYALKRLARTARDFWAWASAVFEFRSVRSDVNTAQTAALNSGRLFTSDLKPVKQSRIDQLHRLLEEYAPAACDSAIANAEIRLTILLELADAYRSLSEMKTACQFYRQALSLAQASQKQILEAEALLGLGKTLRFIETDRQALETYEQALTIYREVGARLGEANTLQAQGDVLQFLKQSREALETYEQALTIYREVGDRLGEANTLQAQGDVLQFLDQRSEALGNYEQALTIYREVGDRLGEANTLKAQGEVLQFLDQRSEALGNYEQALTIYREVGDRLGEANTLKAQGDVLQFLKQSREALGNYEQALTIYREVGDRLGEANTLKAQGDVLQFLKQSREALGNYEQALTIYREVGARLGEANTLQAQGDVLQFLDQRSEALANYEQALTIYREVGDRLGEANTLQAQGDVLQFLKQSREALANYEQALTIYREVGARLGEANAVLGVGSLQDDPQRAMDYFLQAQAIFGAIGSRYSQGRNLLMFIVQAQVQLNDLAGAHQSLDEATAIGQEIGFEPFCQYADQVRAQLSNPAS, from the coding sequence GTGACCTCTTCAAACAAGCCCTGGCTGACATCCCAGCCTGACTCAGCCCTGCCCGAGTTTTTGGGGCTGAATCTAGAGTCTTTTCGCGGGTTGGCTACGTTTTGCGACCTGTCGGAGGGCTTTGCCATTGCCTTTGCCGAAGTCAACTTTGCTGCCGATGGGGATAGGCTGATTCAAGCCTTGCGGGAACGTCCAGAATGCCAGGCCGTGCAACTGGTGGTGCTGGATTTTTCCCAGGAGCGTCTTGCCTCGCTGCTACCCAGGCTAATGGCAGAAGTGGCCAACCTGCCAACGGCGGCCAATCTAAAGTTAGTGGTTGTTTTGCGGGGGCTCGAAACCTCGATTGGCATCGCAGAGGATGATGTGGTCTTTCTAGAAGACCTCAACTTCATCCGCGATGCCCTGGCCCGTCGCATTCCCCACCCAATCATTTTTGTTCTGCCCAAGTATGCGCTCAAACGCCTGGCCCGCACCGCCAGGGATTTTTGGGCCTGGGCCTCGGCAGTGTTTGAATTTCGCTCCGTCCGCAGTGATGTTAATACAGCCCAAACGGCTGCCCTGAACTCTGGCCGCCTCTTTACTAGCGATCTCAAGCCCGTCAAGCAAAGCCGCATTGATCAGCTTCACCGCCTGCTGGAGGAATATGCTCCCGCCGCCTGCGACAGCGCCATTGCCAATGCCGAAATTCGCCTGACAATTTTGCTAGAGCTAGCAGATGCTTATCGTAGTTTGTCTGAGATGAAGACGGCTTGTCAATTTTATCGCCAGGCCCTGTCTCTAGCCCAAGCCAGCCAGAAACAAATTCTTGAAGCTGAAGCCCTGTTGGGTTTAGGTAAAACTCTCCGTTTTATCGAAACTGATCGTCAAGCTCTGGAAACCTACGAGCAGGCGTTGACGATTTATCGCGAGGTGGGCGCTCGGCTCGGCGAAGCCAACACGCTGCAAGCGCAGGGCGACGTGCTGCAATTCCTCAAACAAAGTCGTGAGGCGCTGGAAACCTACGAGCAGGCGTTGACGATTTATCGCGAGGTGGGCGATCGGCTCGGCGAAGCCAACACGCTGCAAGCGCAGGGCGACGTGCTGCAATTCCTTGATCAACGGAGTGAGGCGCTGGGGAACTACGAGCAGGCGTTGACAATTTATCGCGAGGTGGGCGATCGGCTCGGCGAAGCCAACACGCTGAAAGCGCAGGGCGAAGTGCTGCAATTCCTCGATCAACGGAGTGAGGCGCTGGGGAACTACGAGCAGGCGTTGACGATTTATCGCGAGGTGGGCGATCGGCTCGGCGAAGCTAACACGCTGAAAGCGCAGGGCGACGTGCTGCAATTCCTCAAACAAAGTCGTGAGGCGCTGGGGAACTACGAGCAGGCGTTGACGATTTATCGCGAGGTGGGCGATCGGCTCGGCGAAGCTAACACGCTGAAAGCGCAGGGCGACGTGCTGCAATTCCTCAAACAAAGTCGTGAGGCGCTGGGGAACTACGAGCAGGCGTTGACGATTTATCGCGAGGTGGGCGCTCGGCTCGGCGAAGCCAACACGCTGCAAGCGCAGGGCGATGTGCTGCAATTCCTCGATCAACGTAGCGAGGCGCTGGCCAACTACGAGCAGGCGTTGACGATTTATCGCGAGGTGGGCGATCGGCTCGGCGAAGCCAACACGCTGCAAGCGCAGGGCGACGTGCTGCAATTCCTCAAACAAAGTCGTGAGGCGCTGGCGAACTACGAGCAGGCGTTGACGATTTATCGCGAGGTGGGCGCTCGGCTCGGCGAAGCCAACGCTGTGCTGGGCGTGGGCAGTTTACAAGATGATCCCCAGCGGGCGATGGATTATTTTTTGCAGGCCCAGGCAATTTTTGGGGCCATTGGCAGCCGATACAGCCAGGGCCGCAATCTGCTGATGTTCATTGTCCAGGCCCAGGTGCAGCTCAACGACCTGGCGGGGGCGCACCAATCCCTAGACGAGGCCACCGCCATTGGCCAGGAAATCGGCTTCGAGCCATTCTGCCAGTATGCCGACCAAGTTCGGGCTCAACTCTCTAACCCAGCGTCATGA